The Erigeron canadensis isolate Cc75 chromosome 4, C_canadensis_v1, whole genome shotgun sequence genome window below encodes:
- the LOC122595649 gene encoding eukaryotic translation initiation factor 6-2, which translates to MATRLQFENNCEIGVFSKLTNAYCLVAIGGSENFYSTFESELADVIPVVKTSIGGTRIIGRLCVGNKNGLLLPHTTTDQELQHLRNSLPDAVVVQRIDERLSALGNCIACNDHVALTHTDLDKETEEMIADVLGVEVFRQTIAGNILVGSYCTISNRGGLVHPHTSIEDLDELSTLLQVPLVAGTVNRGSEVIAAGLTVNDWTAFCGSDTTATELSVIESVFKLREAQPSAIVDEMRKSLIDTYV; encoded by the exons ATGGCGACAA GACTTCAGTTTGAGAATAATTGTGAAATCGGAGTGTTCTCAAAGCTCACAAATGCTTACTGCTTGGTAGCAATTGGAGGCTCAGAAAATTTCTACAG CACATTTGAGTCTGAACTAGCAGATGTTATTCCCGTGGTTAAGACCTCCATTGGTGGCACAAGAATAATTGGACGGCTTTGTGttg GTAACAAAAATGGACTTCTTTTGCCTCATACTACCACTGACCAAG AGCTTCAACACTTGAGGAACAGTCTGCCTGATGCAGTTGTGGTTCAGCGCATTGATGAGAGGCTATCTGCACTTGGAAATTGCATTGCATGCAATGACCATGTTGCTCTTACACATACTGATCTTGACAAG GAAACTGAGGAAATGATAGCGGATGTTCTTGGGGTGGAGGTTTTTAGGCAGACTATTGCTGGTAATATTCTCGTGGGCAGTTACTGTACGATTTCAAACAGAGGCGGCCTG GTCCACCCTCATACCTCCATTGAAGACTTGGACGAGCTTTCAACCCTTCTTCAGGTTCCGTTGGTGGCAGGCACAGTGAACCGTGGTAGTGAAGTGATAGCTGCTGGGTTGACCGTCAATGACTGGACTGCATTTTGTGGGTCAGATACTACAGCTACTGAATTGTCTGTGATAGAGAGCGTTTTCAAGCTAAGGGAAGCCCAACCTAGTGCCATTGTTGATGAAATGAGGAAGTCATTGATAGACACCTATGTCTAA
- the LOC122598215 gene encoding heavy metal-associated isoprenylated plant protein 37-like — protein sequence MAKDEDFKLLKIQTCSLRVNLHCDGCKQKVKKILQKIEGVYQVSIDAEQQKVTVSGSVDTATLIKKLVKAGKHAEIWSNKSNKNQSQSQNQKASGMKDDKKNNAQKENIIKGLESLKKQQTLASGGDENPFENDEDLKFLKGKLNQLGLIQQQQQKQQESAAANAANNAKNVKNNKSQPNNGNGKKSQNVGGGQKGNFQNNDEANELNSILNSLGGGGGGNHGGFEMANGGQNMMMNMNNGLGYNQQQQEYNSAAAMMMNLQNRQAMYQRSPVMPPSTSYYYYNYNPAPYPYYEPSHGYYYNNGSNVGGGGDSNMMSDEGATSCSIM from the exons ATGGCTAAAGATGAAGACTTTAAGCTTCTCAAGATCCAG ACATGCAGTTTGAGAGTGAACTTGCACTGTGATGGGTGTAAGCAAAAAGTCAAGAAAATCCTTCAAAAAATTGAag GTGTATATCAAGTTAGCATAGATGCAGAGCAACAGAAAGTAACAGTTTCAGGAAGTGTAGACACTGCAACTTTGATAAAGAAACTTGTGAAAGCTGGTAAACATGCTGAAATTTGGTCAAACAAATCCAACAAAAaccaaagtcaaagtcaaaaccAAAAGGCTTCTGGTATGAAAGATGACAAGAAAAACAATGCCCAGAAAGAAAATATCATCAAGGGCCTTGAATCTTTGAAAAAGCAGCAAACTTTAGCCTCTGGTGGAGATGAGAATCCATTTgaaaatgatgaagatttgaagTTTCTCAAAGGGAAATTGAATCAGTTGGGGCTTATACAGCAGCAGCAACAGAAACAACAAGAATCAGCTGCTGCAAATGCTGCAAATAATGCAAAAAATGTGAAGAATAATAAAAGTCAACCAAACAATGGAAATGGaaagaaaagtcaaaatgtGGGAGGAGGGCAAAAAGGTAATTTTCAGAATAATGATGAGGCTAATGAGTTAAACTCTATACTGAACagtcttggtggtggtggtggtggtaatcaTGGAGGATTTGAAATGGCTAATGGTGGTCAAAATATGATGATGAACATGAATAATGGACTAGGCTACAACCAGCAACAACAAGAGTACAATTCTGCAGCAGCTATGATGATGAATCTGCAAAACAGGCAAGCAATGTATCAAAGGTCTCCTGTGATGCCACCAAGTACTAGTTACTATTACTACAATTACAATCCTGCCCCTTATCCTTACTATGAGCCATCTCATGGCTACTACTACAATAATGGTAGcaatgttggtggtggtggtgattctaACATGATGAGCGATGAGGGCGCTACTAGTTGTTCGATCATGTAA